The following proteins are co-located in the Chryseobacterium daecheongense genome:
- a CDS encoding HlyD family secretion protein, giving the protein MENNKTEQAENLEPKKKKSLVFPIILAVVLIGGGIYGYRTYSYGQVHEETDDAQIASNMSPVISKVSGYVKEIKVKDNQFVKKGDTLVILDSRDQKMALEQAEAALATAKSNISTAQATTTATSKNIGSSEAAVATANAQIEAAKVNVWKTSSDLKRYANLVKDHSITEQQYEQALAAKQSADKQLQVLVEQRNQIAQQTGIASSQTAASSQQISVANSVAQQRQVDVENARLNLSYTIILASEDGYVGKVPIQVGQYLQAGAQLFSVVKNDQKWVVANFKETQVDKMVEGQKVKIEIDAFPDQEFEGVVSSFSPATGATFSILPPDNASGNFVKVVQRLPVKIDFVKLDPNIAKKLRTGMNVKAEVSLK; this is encoded by the coding sequence ATGGAAAATAATAAAACAGAACAAGCAGAGAACTTAGAACCAAAAAAGAAGAAAAGTTTAGTTTTCCCTATCATTTTAGCGGTTGTGTTAATCGGAGGTGGAATTTATGGATATAGAACTTATTCTTACGGACAGGTGCATGAAGAAACGGATGACGCCCAGATTGCATCCAATATGAGTCCTGTAATTTCTAAAGTATCAGGATATGTAAAAGAGATAAAAGTAAAAGATAATCAGTTTGTAAAAAAAGGAGATACTCTGGTTATTTTAGATAGCAGAGACCAGAAAATGGCATTAGAGCAAGCCGAAGCAGCATTGGCAACAGCAAAAAGTAATATTTCAACTGCTCAGGCTACTACAACAGCTACTTCTAAAAACATTGGAAGCTCTGAAGCTGCGGTAGCAACAGCAAATGCCCAGATCGAAGCTGCAAAAGTAAATGTCTGGAAAACTTCTTCTGACCTGAAAAGATATGCTAATCTTGTAAAGGATCATTCCATTACAGAACAACAATATGAGCAGGCGCTTGCTGCAAAACAATCCGCAGATAAGCAGTTGCAGGTTTTAGTGGAGCAGAGAAATCAGATCGCTCAGCAGACAGGTATTGCTTCTTCTCAGACTGCAGCTAGTTCTCAACAGATAAGTGTAGCCAATTCAGTGGCACAACAAAGACAGGTAGATGTGGAAAATGCAAGATTAAACTTGTCTTACACAATTATTCTGGCTTCTGAAGACGGATATGTAGGAAAAGTTCCGATTCAGGTTGGACAATATCTTCAAGCAGGTGCGCAGTTATTCAGTGTAGTGAAAAATGACCAAAAATGGGTGGTTGCGAACTTTAAAGAAACTCAGGTTGACAAAATGGTTGAGGGACAAAAAGTGAAAATAGAAATTGATGCTTTCCCTGATCAGGAATTTGAAGGGGTTGTAAGCTCTTTCTCACCTGCAACCGGTGCTACATTCTCTATCCTGCCTCCGGATAATGCAAGTGGTAACTTCGTAAAAGTGGTACAAAGACTTCCTGTAAAAATTGATTTTGTAAAACTGGATCCGAATATCGCTAAAAAACTGAGAACAGGAATGAATGTGAAAGCTGAAGTTTCGCTAAAATAA
- a CDS encoding DHA2 family efflux MFS transporter permease subunit, producing the protein MQDSLVEYGARRVIITITAILCALLEIVDSTIVNVALNEMKGNLGSTLSEVGWVITAYAIGNVIIVPMTSWLSQQFGRRNYFAASIIIFTIFSFLCGNATNIWELVFFRLCQGIGGGALLVTSQTIITESYPVEKRSMAQAIYGLGVIIGPTLGPPLGGYIVDNFSWPYIFYINIPIGIAATLMTLQFVKSPKYAEKRKASDVDWLGIALLAVTVGSLQFILERGHEEDWFASGMIVTFTVTAVLGFILFLWRELTFKFPIVELRVLKNSNLRIGTAMSFVLGFGLYGSTFIVPLYTQSILGWTALQSGALMIPAALTTAFMMPIIGRLLSKGAKQQILVSLGLFIFFVYSFWGYKILTPDTSKEAFFWMLIVRGAGLGLLFIPITSLSLSTLKGQEIGQGAAFTGMMRQLGGSFGIAAITTFIANASQKYRVNLITHLDSDSFEVQQRLATLKASFISKGMTPDAALNAAYKMLDLSVTKQATVLSYMDVFLYLGVAFLICIPFILFVKERKSKEKIDLSEAMH; encoded by the coding sequence ATGCAAGATTCATTAGTAGAATATGGAGCCCGGAGAGTGATCATTACGATCACAGCTATTCTTTGTGCTCTGCTTGAAATTGTGGATTCCACGATTGTAAACGTTGCCCTCAATGAAATGAAAGGTAACCTGGGATCTACACTTTCTGAAGTGGGTTGGGTAATTACGGCTTATGCTATAGGTAACGTAATTATCGTACCAATGACGAGCTGGCTGTCACAGCAGTTCGGACGTCGGAATTATTTTGCAGCCTCTATTATCATCTTTACCATATTTTCATTTTTATGTGGAAATGCAACCAATATCTGGGAACTGGTATTCTTCAGATTATGCCAGGGTATTGGTGGAGGCGCATTATTGGTAACCTCACAGACCATTATCACGGAATCATATCCTGTTGAAAAAAGAAGTATGGCTCAGGCGATTTATGGTTTAGGGGTAATCATTGGTCCAACTTTGGGACCACCGTTAGGAGGATATATTGTAGATAACTTTAGCTGGCCTTATATTTTCTATATCAATATTCCAATTGGTATTGCAGCAACTCTGATGACTTTACAATTTGTAAAAAGTCCCAAATATGCCGAGAAGAGAAAAGCTTCTGATGTCGACTGGCTTGGAATTGCCCTGTTAGCCGTTACTGTGGGTTCTTTACAGTTTATCCTGGAAAGAGGTCATGAAGAAGACTGGTTTGCAAGTGGAATGATCGTTACCTTTACCGTAACCGCTGTATTAGGATTTATATTGTTTCTCTGGAGGGAGCTTACCTTTAAATTTCCTATTGTTGAATTAAGGGTTCTGAAGAACAGTAATTTAAGGATCGGAACGGCGATGTCTTTTGTATTAGGATTTGGGCTGTATGGGTCTACATTTATTGTCCCTTTATACACTCAAAGTATCTTAGGCTGGACTGCCCTGCAATCGGGTGCATTGATGATCCCTGCAGCATTAACTACTGCCTTCATGATGCCTATCATCGGGAGATTGCTTTCTAAAGGAGCAAAGCAGCAGATTCTGGTTTCCTTAGGATTGTTCATTTTCTTTGTTTACAGTTTCTGGGGATATAAGATCCTTACACCAGACACCAGTAAAGAAGCCTTTTTCTGGATGTTGATTGTAAGAGGAGCCGGATTAGGACTCTTGTTCATACCGATTACTTCCTTGTCGCTAAGTACATTGAAAGGTCAGGAAATTGGACAGGGTGCAGCTTTTACGGGGATGATGAGACAGTTGGGTGGTTCTTTTGGTATTGCTGCCATTACAACCTTTATTGCCAATGCAAGTCAGAAGTACAGAGTGAATCTTATTACCCATCTCGATAGTGATAGTTTTGAGGTTCAGCAGCGTTTAGCAACACTGAAAGCAAGTTTTATCTCCAAAGGAATGACTCCTGATGCTGCATTGAACGCGGCCTATAAAATGCTTGATCTTTCAGTAACAAAACAGGCAACGGTACTGTCTTATATGGATGTTTTCCTTTATTTAGGGGTAGCCTTCCTGATTTGTATACCATTTATCCTCTTCGTGAAAGAGCGAAAAAGTAAAGAAAAAATAGATTTGAGTGAAGCCATGCACTAA
- a CDS encoding quinol oxidase, translating into MKNTTYQLTDHAGLYTLSIRMVIGWTYFSAFWRRLVLENKLDPEVKGYIGEKFNHFLPNALGIKPAIEYLVTHPDALHTSMVVFTIIEAIVGLAVIFGLFTRLMSIGIFGLALGILLGSGWLGTTCLDEWQIGVLGIAGGFTLFLTGSGPFSLDDYFLKKKISFTSKKWFPWLASGHLPIRNPRYFVLTGSVFIMGLTLFTNQYFHGGVWGTLHNKSVQPKVEISNLSLNRNTIHFEVYRTEGADVYGSFLIGIHILDKDGIILKALTQKELSELQSENIQNHYVARVKPGKHSLIIPLGAKADLKFNIEDISDKRNMIHRVKLIDISGAEWFADL; encoded by the coding sequence ATGAAAAATACAACTTACCAGCTTACGGATCATGCTGGTTTATATACATTATCTATCCGTATGGTCATCGGATGGACTTACTTTTCAGCTTTTTGGCGGCGTCTGGTCCTGGAAAATAAACTGGATCCCGAAGTAAAAGGATATATCGGCGAAAAATTCAATCATTTCCTGCCCAATGCTTTGGGGATCAAACCAGCTATAGAATACCTTGTTACTCATCCCGATGCATTGCACACCTCTATGGTAGTTTTTACCATCATAGAAGCGATTGTAGGACTAGCGGTCATTTTTGGATTGTTTACCCGTCTCATGAGCATTGGAATTTTTGGACTGGCTTTAGGAATTCTTCTGGGATCAGGCTGGCTGGGAACAACATGTCTGGACGAATGGCAAATCGGTGTTCTGGGAATTGCGGGTGGGTTCACATTATTTCTTACAGGCAGTGGTCCTTTTTCCCTGGATGACTACTTTTTAAAGAAGAAGATCAGTTTCACTTCTAAAAAATGGTTCCCATGGCTCGCCTCAGGTCATCTCCCTATCCGGAATCCCAGATATTTTGTGCTTACAGGTTCTGTTTTTATTATGGGACTTACCCTCTTTACCAATCAATATTTTCATGGAGGAGTCTGGGGAACTTTGCATAATAAATCAGTTCAACCCAAAGTTGAGATTTCAAATCTTTCCCTTAACCGCAATACCATTCATTTTGAGGTATACAGAACCGAGGGTGCTGACGTCTACGGTTCATTTCTGATCGGTATTCATATTTTAGATAAAGATGGGATAATTTTAAAAGCATTGACCCAGAAAGAACTTTCGGAACTGCAATCGGAAAATATTCAGAATCATTATGTAGCCAGGGTAAAGCCAGGGAAACACAGTCTGATCATTCCGCTTGGAGCCAAGGCAGATCTCAAATTCAATATTGAAGATATCTCAGACAAAAGAAATATGATCCATCGCGTAAAGCTGATTGACATCAGCGGAGCTGAATGGTTTGCTGATCTTTAA
- a CDS encoding alpha/beta hydrolase: protein MKQVISVLFLLFVCSLNAQAIYSRDYGNKENPPVIFIHGGPSGNATLFEGTTAEALSNKGFYVIVYDRRGEGRSKDDQATMTFKESFDDLLNIYKLYGLNKANILGHSFGGIIATLFTNQYPQKVSSLTLAGALFSQQETYDHILKEAREKFKNDPSKLKQITDIEGLPKNSAEYRKSCYNIAGDMNFFSMPNPTPKSRQLRNEYEAGDFYKQNYRNPDSPLKFYKNESRNNLNNISVLKNIKKKDVPIFAVYGKNDAIFSEKQINDLQTIVGKENFDLIDNCSHYLFVDQQDEFLKFMVEHLH from the coding sequence ATGAAACAGGTTATTTCAGTTCTTTTCCTCTTATTTGTATGCTCATTGAATGCACAGGCAATTTATTCCAGGGATTACGGAAACAAGGAAAATCCGCCTGTTATTTTTATTCATGGCGGACCCAGCGGAAATGCTACATTATTTGAAGGAACTACAGCTGAGGCATTGTCTAATAAAGGGTTTTATGTAATTGTTTACGACAGACGTGGTGAAGGACGATCGAAAGATGACCAGGCAACAATGACTTTTAAAGAAAGTTTTGATGATTTGCTCAATATTTACAAACTGTATGGTCTGAATAAAGCAAATATTCTGGGACATAGTTTTGGAGGGATCATAGCGACTTTATTTACGAATCAATATCCTCAAAAAGTAAGCTCATTAACGCTTGCAGGTGCTTTGTTTTCGCAACAGGAAACCTATGATCATATTCTGAAAGAAGCCAGGGAAAAATTTAAGAATGATCCATCAAAATTAAAGCAGATTACAGACATTGAAGGTTTACCGAAAAACTCCGCAGAGTACAGAAAAAGCTGCTATAATATTGCGGGTGATATGAATTTCTTTTCCATGCCCAATCCAACACCCAAAAGCCGGCAGCTCAGAAATGAATACGAAGCAGGTGATTTTTATAAACAGAATTACAGAAACCCTGATTCACCTCTGAAATTCTATAAAAATGAAAGCCGGAATAATCTTAATAATATCAGTGTTTTAAAAAATATAAAAAAGAAGGATGTCCCTATCTTTGCGGTCTATGGAAAGAATGATGCTATATTTTCTGAAAAGCAGATCAATGATCTTCAAACAATAGTAGGAAAAGAGAACTTCGATCTTATTGACAACTGCTCTCACTATTTATTTGTAGACCAGCAGGATGAGTTTTTAAAATTTATGGTTGAGCATCTGCATTAA
- a CDS encoding SDR family oxidoreductase has protein sequence MQKTIFITGASSGLGKATAQLFQSQGWNVIATMRNPENETELTALENVSVIGLDVTNKEQLESTIAKVLSETEIHVVVNNAGYGLVGPLEAFTDEQIKKQIETNLMGVIRITKTFTPYFRERKEGVLINITSSFGLMGFPTCSIYSATKFAVDGFSESMGYELAQFGVQVKVVAPGGIQTDFAGRSLDGAQHSAYRQLTEKVQEGYSPDQVSNYSKPEDIAHVIYEAATDGKDQLRYVAGKDANALYNDRNSIGVENHVHKIKSGFLFGEEKKLEVRT, from the coding sequence ATGCAAAAAACAATTTTTATCACAGGAGCTTCATCTGGATTAGGGAAAGCAACAGCTCAGCTATTTCAAAGCCAGGGATGGAATGTCATTGCGACCATGAGAAACCCCGAAAATGAAACTGAACTCACAGCATTAGAAAATGTTTCCGTTATCGGACTGGACGTTACCAATAAAGAACAGCTGGAATCAACGATTGCAAAGGTTCTTTCCGAAACGGAGATTCATGTGGTTGTGAATAATGCCGGATATGGTTTGGTAGGCCCTTTAGAAGCCTTTACAGATGAACAGATTAAAAAACAGATTGAAACCAATCTCATGGGAGTAATCCGGATTACGAAGACTTTTACTCCGTACTTCAGAGAAAGAAAAGAAGGGGTTTTGATTAATATCACATCCAGTTTCGGTTTAATGGGTTTTCCTACATGCTCTATTTATAGTGCGACAAAATTTGCAGTAGACGGTTTCTCGGAAAGTATGGGTTACGAGCTGGCTCAATTTGGGGTTCAGGTTAAAGTAGTGGCTCCGGGAGGAATACAAACGGATTTTGCTGGCCGTTCCTTAGATGGAGCCCAGCATAGCGCTTATCGCCAATTGACAGAAAAAGTACAGGAAGGCTACAGTCCGGATCAGGTATCCAATTACTCAAAACCAGAAGATATTGCCCACGTTATTTATGAAGCGGCAACTGATGGTAAAGATCAGCTGAGGTATGTTGCCGGCAAAGATGCTAATGCCCTTTACAATGACCGGAATTCCATCGGGGTGGAAAATCATGTTCACAAAATAAAATCCGGCTTTTTGTTTGGGGAAGAGAAGAAATTAGAGGTTAGAACTTAG
- a CDS encoding helix-turn-helix transcriptional regulator, which translates to MKTNQSPVHFRSLSALHEAMGLSAPKHPLITIINYDETCFDPKTFEQGTKSDFYKISFKTNFNGKIRYGQGYYDFEEGGLSFVSPGQVLIMEQEERSYSGMSLHIHPDFIRPYSLMKKIKNYGFFSYATSEALYLSENEKKAILDVFESIKNELNERIDQFSQDVIISQIELLLTYSNRFYNRQFITRKAVNNDLLSRMEALLDDYFDREKGIKGLPTVEYIASQLNLTPRYLSDMLRHHTGQNAQQHIHEKLIEKAKEYLSEAQLSVSETAYQLGFEHPQSFSKLFKNKTRQTPNQYRQSLQKSE; encoded by the coding sequence ATGAAAACGAATCAGTCACCCGTTCATTTCCGATCTCTGTCAGCTTTACATGAAGCGATGGGACTTTCTGCACCCAAACATCCTCTTATCACAATTATCAATTATGATGAAACGTGCTTCGATCCGAAAACCTTTGAACAGGGGACAAAATCGGATTTTTATAAAATCTCATTTAAAACCAATTTCAACGGTAAAATCCGTTATGGCCAGGGATATTATGACTTTGAGGAAGGAGGTCTTTCTTTTGTATCTCCAGGGCAGGTTCTTATTATGGAACAGGAGGAAAGGAGTTATAGTGGCATGTCCCTGCATATTCATCCGGATTTTATAAGACCATATTCTTTAATGAAAAAAATTAAAAATTACGGTTTCTTTTCTTACGCAACTTCGGAAGCATTGTATCTTTCCGAAAATGAAAAGAAAGCAATTCTCGATGTTTTTGAAAGCATTAAGAATGAATTAAATGAAAGGATAGATCAGTTTAGCCAGGATGTTATTATTTCGCAGATTGAGTTGCTGCTTACCTACAGCAATCGCTTTTATAATCGCCAGTTCATTACACGGAAGGCGGTAAATAATGACCTTCTTTCAAGGATGGAGGCTTTACTTGATGATTATTTTGATCGGGAAAAAGGAATAAAAGGACTGCCAACAGTAGAATATATTGCGTCACAGCTAAATCTTACACCAAGATACCTGAGTGATATGCTCAGACACCATACAGGGCAGAACGCACAGCAACATATTCACGAAAAGCTTATTGAAAAGGCTAAAGAATATTTGTCCGAAGCTCAATTGTCAGTTTCCGAAACAGCTTATCAATTGGGGTTCGAGCATCCGCAGTCATTCAGTAAACTGTTCAAAAATAAGACAAGACAGACACCTAATCAATACAGACAATCCCTTCAAAAATCAGAATAA
- a CDS encoding MazG-like protein, translating into MDQNNLDKIIERALDIREKYHRLEKQQNGSEWTLEQDALAYLTDAGIVGRDIMSHEKTWIKKDASAELEHKLAENIWWLIILADRTGIDIKNALEKFLTKTENIF; encoded by the coding sequence ATGGATCAGAATAATTTAGATAAGATCATAGAAAGGGCTCTTGACATCAGAGAGAAATACCACCGTCTTGAAAAGCAGCAGAACGGTAGTGAATGGACCCTGGAACAGGATGCACTTGCCTACCTTACCGATGCCGGCATTGTCGGACGGGATATTATGTCACATGAGAAAACATGGATTAAAAAAGATGCCTCTGCAGAATTGGAACATAAACTAGCAGAAAATATCTGGTGGTTGATTATCTTAGCAGATCGGACAGGTATTGATATCAAAAATGCTTTAGAGAAATTTTTAACCAAAACAGAAAATATATTTTAA
- a CDS encoding DNA-3-methyladenine glycosylase I gives MSYCSAIEKMQPESRKALHQKYHDYHYGFPIHDDNELFGRLVMEINQAGLSWETILKKEESFRNAYDQFNIQKVAAYTEEDRERLLNDSGIIRNKLKVNAAIENAKTIIELQKEFGSFEKWLEHHHPKTLQEWMKLFKKTFKFTGGEIVNEFLMSIGYLGGAHTENCSVYKTILKHNPMWQKG, from the coding sequence ATGAGTTATTGTTCAGCCATAGAAAAGATGCAGCCTGAAAGCAGAAAGGCATTACACCAAAAATACCATGATTATCATTATGGATTCCCTATTCATGATGATAATGAATTATTTGGGCGCTTGGTAATGGAAATCAATCAGGCAGGATTAAGCTGGGAAACCATTCTGAAAAAAGAAGAAAGCTTCAGAAATGCCTATGATCAGTTTAATATTCAGAAAGTAGCCGCATATACTGAAGAAGATCGTGAAAGGCTATTAAATGATAGTGGCATCATCAGAAATAAACTTAAGGTGAATGCTGCCATTGAAAATGCCAAAACAATCATTGAGCTGCAAAAAGAATTCGGATCATTTGAAAAATGGCTGGAACATCATCATCCCAAAACTTTACAGGAATGGATGAAGCTTTTTAAAAAAACATTTAAATTCACAGGTGGAGAAATCGTCAATGAATTCCTGATGAGTATTGGTTATCTGGGTGGTGCCCATACAGAAAACTGCTCTGTATACAAAACCATCCTGAAACATAATCCCATGTGGCAAAAAGGTTAA
- a CDS encoding helix-turn-helix domain-containing protein, producing MSKIKETSTNFENKKLLSDECSEVYASNIIGGQWSLAICSWLINGKMRFGELRKLLPNITERMLTLQLRKLEENKIITRTVFAEVPPRVEYELTAIGYKLKPIIKELEQWGTEHKEIVNSDRLN from the coding sequence ATGAGCAAAATAAAGGAAACATCAACAAATTTTGAGAATAAAAAACTCTTATCCGATGAATGTTCTGAGGTTTATGCTTCCAACATTATCGGTGGACAATGGTCACTGGCTATATGCAGCTGGCTGATTAACGGGAAAATGAGATTTGGGGAATTAAGGAAACTTTTACCCAATATTACAGAACGTATGCTTACCTTACAACTCAGGAAGCTGGAAGAAAATAAGATCATTACAAGAACCGTTTTTGCGGAAGTCCCACCTCGTGTTGAGTATGAACTTACAGCAATAGGTTATAAGCTAAAGCCTATCATTAAAGAACTTGAGCAATGGGGAACGGAGCATAAGGAAATCGTAAATTCGGATAGACTAAATTGA
- a CDS encoding NAD(P)H-dependent oxidoreductase, with protein MKTLVIVTHPVMKDSLINKRWVEELSQYPEKYTVHDLYKEYPDGIIDVKREHELIESYDKIVFQFPFYWFSSPPLLKKWFDEVLTYGWAYGSKSGFKVGGKKIALAITAGVEEEDYSASGKYKYTMKELTRPFELTFEYIQADYKDLFTYYNLEINTSQEWIEKSVPEYLKFLDKL; from the coding sequence ATGAAAACATTGGTAATTGTTACCCATCCTGTAATGAAAGATTCGCTGATCAATAAAAGATGGGTGGAAGAGCTCTCTCAGTATCCTGAAAAATATACCGTTCATGATCTGTATAAGGAATATCCTGATGGTATAATTGATGTTAAGAGAGAACATGAATTGATTGAAAGTTATGATAAAATAGTTTTTCAGTTTCCCTTTTATTGGTTCAGCAGTCCGCCGCTTTTAAAAAAATGGTTTGATGAAGTTCTAACCTATGGATGGGCATACGGAAGCAAAAGCGGATTCAAAGTAGGAGGGAAGAAAATTGCTTTGGCTATTACAGCCGGCGTGGAAGAAGAAGATTATTCTGCTTCCGGTAAATATAAATATACAATGAAAGAATTGACCAGACCTTTTGAACTCACTTTTGAATACATTCAGGCTGATTATAAAGATCTTTTTACCTATTACAACTTGGAAATTAATACTTCACAGGAATGGATAGAGAAAAGTGTCCCGGAATATCTAAAGTTTCTTGATAAATTATAA
- a CDS encoding DUF2199 domain-containing protein: MKYICECCGKEMEDWPALAYKSPSSYMQLTDVELQNAEISSDLCIIEYPKQTDRFIRTVLVQEIIESCQTLEYGVWVSLSEKSFSEYVDNYNNEDFGAEYFGWLSNDLPDYDFSESIPMTVVVNNKIGRPLIYPHQNFEHPFVYDFYNGITMKEAQQRVDRVLQNNKF, encoded by the coding sequence ATGAAATATATCTGTGAATGCTGTGGTAAAGAAATGGAAGACTGGCCAGCCCTTGCTTATAAATCACCGTCAAGCTATATGCAGTTAACAGATGTAGAATTGCAAAATGCCGAAATAAGTTCAGACTTATGTATTATTGAATATCCCAAACAGACGGACAGATTTATTCGTACCGTATTGGTACAGGAAATTATTGAGAGTTGTCAGACTCTTGAATATGGAGTCTGGGTAAGTTTAAGTGAAAAAAGCTTTAGTGAATATGTTGACAATTACAATAATGAAGATTTTGGAGCCGAATATTTCGGGTGGTTATCCAATGATCTTCCCGATTATGATTTCTCAGAAAGCATTCCAATGACAGTCGTCGTCAATAATAAAATAGGCCGCCCGCTCATTTACCCACATCAAAATTTCGAACATCCGTTTGTCTATGATTTTTACAATGGAATTACGATGAAAGAAGCTCAGCAAAGAGTAGATAGGGTTCTACAAAATAATAAATTTTAA
- a CDS encoding patatin-like phospholipase family protein, producing MKPDLLNKILGDNVLSKESKDKLMALHENISTKEFSDLLDAEGHQYVEFVQEGGGVWGSALVGYLYGLEIFGVRFLKVAGTSAGAINTILIAAYKTKEEAKSEVIKEILFNWNFADFMDGKPYVRTTIHAMLNNKNFLKINTIIAIIILLILVITPFAVSSETVWRAKLIFLIPIIPLILIFFCLKKFYNDFRKQNSGLNPGNTFLNTMKDALDGFGVKTVADLNQKFSAREGALNLNYRYGNNQEYYTIALRSIEEIKNANLEHIDETQYKIFYDSAVSNDHYKNNPFYQLRSEYVVVTTDINAKIKVELPTMANLYWSEEELKHSSPAEFVRASMSVPFFFEPFQKRINKDDDSVKYAWRFWMNTKPQDIYPVGVFIDGGSISNFPIDLFHANDVFYPRMPLFGVQLTSKSEGDADKGKTSEQILKTPFSYAGNIIETLKGFNDKSFLTKHTFYRLYSIQIVDCGTSSWLNFFMKREEKEQLFNAGFSAALDFLNGFDWKKYKKERMMISMKEKKILKEEDTKTVG from the coding sequence ATGAAACCGGATCTTCTTAATAAAATTCTCGGTGATAATGTTCTTTCAAAAGAGTCTAAAGATAAACTTATGGCTCTGCATGAAAATATTTCCACCAAAGAGTTCTCGGATCTACTGGACGCTGAAGGCCATCAGTATGTCGAATTTGTACAGGAAGGCGGTGGTGTTTGGGGAAGTGCACTGGTAGGTTATCTCTATGGTCTTGAAATATTCGGTGTCCGTTTTCTGAAAGTGGCAGGTACAAGTGCCGGGGCTATCAATACAATATTAATTGCGGCTTATAAAACAAAAGAAGAAGCTAAAAGTGAAGTAATCAAAGAAATTTTATTCAACTGGAATTTTGCAGATTTTATGGATGGTAAACCTTATGTAAGGACTACTATCCATGCAATGCTTAATAACAAAAACTTCCTGAAGATAAATACGATTATTGCAATTATTATTTTACTCATCCTTGTGATTACCCCATTTGCGGTATCCTCTGAAACGGTATGGAGGGCAAAGCTTATTTTCCTTATTCCCATTATTCCTTTGATTCTGATATTTTTCTGCCTGAAAAAGTTTTATAATGATTTCCGTAAACAAAACAGCGGTCTTAATCCCGGAAACACATTTTTAAATACCATGAAAGATGCTCTGGATGGTTTCGGTGTGAAAACGGTCGCTGACCTTAATCAGAAATTTTCTGCCAGGGAGGGTGCACTCAATCTTAACTACCGTTACGGCAATAATCAGGAATACTACACCATAGCACTAAGAAGTATAGAAGAAATAAAAAATGCTAATCTGGAACATATAGACGAAACGCAGTATAAAATATTTTATGACAGTGCCGTCAGCAATGATCATTATAAAAATAACCCCTTCTATCAGTTAAGATCAGAATACGTTGTCGTTACAACAGATATTAACGCTAAAATAAAGGTGGAACTGCCTACGATGGCCAATTTATACTGGTCAGAAGAAGAACTCAAACACAGCAGTCCGGCTGAATTTGTGCGTGCTTCCATGTCTGTTCCGTTCTTTTTTGAACCTTTTCAAAAGAGGATTAATAAAGATGATGATTCTGTAAAATACGCATGGAGGTTCTGGATGAATACAAAACCGCAAGATATTTATCCTGTGGGTGTTTTCATAGATGGGGGAAGCATTTCCAATTTCCCTATTGATCTTTTTCATGCCAATGATGTATTCTATCCGAGAATGCCTCTGTTTGGTGTACAGCTTACGAGTAAGTCCGAAGGGGATGCCGATAAGGGGAAAACCAGCGAGCAGATCTTAAAAACCCCTTTTTCATATGCAGGAAATATCATTGAAACTCTGAAAGGCTTTAATGATAAATCATTCCTCACCAAACATACTTTTTATCGTTTGTATAGCATACAAATCGTAGATTGTGGAACCAGCAGCTGGCTTAATTTCTTTATGAAAAGGGAAGAAAAGGAACAACTTTTCAATGCGGGTTTTTCAGCCGCACTGGATTTCCTCAATGGATTCGACTGGAAAAAATACAAAAAGGAAAGAATGATGATATCGATGAAGGAGAAAAAAATACTGAAGGAAGAAGATACGAAGACGGTGGGTTAA